The Chitinophagales bacterium genome has a window encoding:
- a CDS encoding imelysin family protein, whose product MKKWPLFLGLMLVVMLAAISCNKEGNEPAPIAQLDRKPMLENYANNFIAPAYAKMTTDVEALESAVSAFVATPDQTKFIAAQQALATAYLQWQKTDLYEFGPAEGAQLRSYMNTYPVTVSKVTDNISSGTYDLESFGNRDAQGFPAMDYLLNGTDMSMYTTGANAAGRKAYLSAVVAKMAEKIKAVNTDWSTYKSTFIESTGTDVNSSLSQVVNGCVLYYERYLRGGKIGIPAGVMSGTPSVGHVESFYSPENSIPFAVAALNEVKNFYTGGTAASMQTYLAAIGTKDDNGMLMADLIQQEMTEAINSMKGLNGTLIDNINNNRTSVLQAYDEIQDVVPLLKVDMVSAFSISITYTDNDGD is encoded by the coding sequence ATGAAAAAATGGCCATTGTTTTTAGGTTTGATGTTGGTAGTAATGCTGGCAGCTATATCGTGCAATAAGGAAGGCAACGAGCCGGCACCTATAGCCCAACTGGACAGGAAACCTATGCTGGAGAACTATGCGAATAATTTTATCGCTCCCGCATATGCAAAAATGACCACCGATGTTGAGGCTTTGGAATCTGCAGTTTCAGCCTTTGTTGCGACACCTGACCAGACAAAATTCATTGCTGCACAACAGGCGCTGGCAACTGCTTATCTTCAATGGCAAAAGACTGACCTGTATGAATTCGGTCCGGCAGAAGGCGCGCAACTACGTTCTTATATGAATACCTATCCTGTAACGGTAAGTAAAGTGACAGATAACATCAGCAGCGGCACATACGACCTGGAATCATTTGGGAACAGGGATGCACAAGGCTTCCCTGCGATGGATTACCTGCTGAATGGTACAGATATGAGCATGTATACAACAGGTGCGAATGCAGCTGGCAGAAAAGCATACCTGTCTGCCGTTGTTGCCAAGATGGCGGAAAAAATAAAAGCGGTGAATACGGATTGGTCTACCTACAAAAGTACTTTTATTGAAAGCACGGGTACGGATGTGAACAGCAGCCTGTCGCAGGTGGTGAATGGCTGTGTACTGTATTACGAGCGTTACCTGCGTGGTGGTAAAATAGGTATACCTGCGGGTGTTATGTCCGGTACACCTTCGGTTGGACATGTCGAGTCTTTCTACTCGCCTGAAAATTCTATTCCATTTGCTGTTGCAGCATTGAACGAGGTGAAAAACTTTTATACCGGCGGAACGGCCGCAAGTATGCAAACTTACCTGGCAGCCATTGGTACAAAAGATGATAATGGCATGCTGATGGCAGATCTTATACAGCAGGAGATGACAGAGGCTATCAACAGCATGAAAGGATTGAACGGCACACTGATCGATAATATCAACAACAACAGAACTTCCGTTTTACAAGCTTATGATGAGATACAGGACGTAGTACCATTGCTCAAGGTAGACATGGTATCGGCATTCAGTATATCCATAACATATACAGACAACGACGGTGACTAA
- a CDS encoding DUF4856 domain-containing protein, which translates to MKKVIIPGLAVMALLTTSCNKKENTVIPATSEQKIPYSSLSSSTSYFSKFVDDNGNSTVDFSGQTTRTMMFSEIDAYIKTGTTGTLSAVKLKNMFENKNNPFSDASLNSATDKVISAKTAQSFSATNADAERQVFLGYFAELERISALNGQTAEQGKAGLLGGKRLVDEKGFEYAQFIQKGLMGAMMLDQICNVYLGDDEQSADNTITVEGKNYTALEHHWDEAYGYLTKNEVYPMKDPADATKYLESYLGGYVRQVTAAAGGDPEGIFLAFLKGRAAIVNKDMATRDEQIAYLRTNLEKAVATVAVSYMNKTMAESDPASRFHELSEGTGFVYALRFAHNAKINRVKSDELLNILRGKKDGFWSLTNADLENVRNQIADAFGIDKNVEVNH; encoded by the coding sequence ATGAAAAAAGTGATCATACCGGGACTGGCAGTAATGGCTTTGCTGACAACATCCTGCAACAAAAAAGAAAACACAGTTATACCTGCTACGTCTGAGCAAAAAATTCCTTATTCATCCCTTTCATCCTCAACCAGTTACTTTTCTAAGTTCGTGGATGATAACGGAAATTCAACGGTTGACTTCAGCGGTCAGACCACACGTACCATGATGTTCTCAGAAATAGATGCCTACATAAAAACAGGTACTACCGGTACGCTTAGTGCGGTTAAGCTGAAAAATATGTTTGAGAATAAGAACAATCCTTTCTCCGATGCATCTCTTAACAGTGCGACTGACAAAGTCATCTCTGCCAAGACAGCGCAGTCATTCTCAGCTACGAATGCTGATGCAGAACGCCAGGTGTTCCTGGGATATTTTGCAGAACTGGAAAGGATCAGCGCCCTGAACGGACAAACAGCAGAGCAAGGTAAAGCAGGCTTGCTGGGTGGTAAAAGACTGGTAGACGAAAAAGGCTTTGAATATGCGCAATTCATCCAGAAAGGTTTGATGGGTGCTATGATGCTGGACCAGATATGCAATGTGTACCTGGGTGATGATGAACAATCGGCTGATAATACAATAACGGTAGAAGGTAAGAACTATACCGCACTGGAACATCACTGGGACGAGGCTTATGGCTACCTGACGAAGAACGAAGTGTACCCGATGAAGGATCCTGCAGATGCTACTAAGTACCTGGAGAGCTACCTGGGTGGTTATGTACGCCAGGTGACTGCTGCTGCGGGAGGCGACCCTGAAGGCATATTTCTGGCATTTCTGAAAGGGCGCGCAGCTATTGTGAATAAAGACATGGCTACTCGTGATGAGCAGATAGCTTACCTGCGTACCAACCTGGAGAAAGCCGTAGCAACTGTTGCCGTGAGCTATATGAACAAGACAATGGCAGAGTCTGACCCCGCTTCAAGGTTCCACGAGCTTTCTGAGGGTACGGGTTTTGTGTATGCTCTGCGTTTTGCGCACAATGCAAAGATCAACAGGGTAAAGTCTGATGAGTTGTTGAATATACTGAGGGGTAAGAAAGATGGCTTCTGGTCGCTGACAAATGCCGACCTGGAAAATGTACGTAACCAGATAGCAGATGCATTTGGTATAGATAAAAATGTTGAAGTGAATCACTAA
- a CDS encoding tetratricopeptide repeat protein, whose protein sequence is MTRYYICILFTLLSFSAFAGSKIDSLAAAADAEKDKELRFELYYKLAAMTISSDLQASIGWATKARSFAIENGLTDKIIKSNLILTSADIEAGYLDEAMTSAQSALDLSRQGDNYLYQYYSYRNMAMLYRRKANYDSALVNYMACLKVTEEHLGDTFVGYACSGLGSYYATIHNLEKAEEWHLRALQMCEQTKDTPGMADCYDNLGIINRDRGEYKKALVYYNKAREIYLTKGDSSDIAFIYNDLGAIYSKSGVLDSGEYFLVKSIEMRERMNELIELAYTYNYLGENYERKGDLEQGELYIKKALTLAIQIANNKQHYEALESLSDFYARNKMYDSAYKYLQLYKSYRDSIRQMDNEALIAELNTRYETEKKEKRIQEQEFQLTRKNYMLTGIAALFIALTLLSYSWYKRYQLKQSAALQAAVMKQQELATKAIIEAEENERQRIAGDLHDGVGQMMSAAKINLSTVSDGITFASEEQRTRFENALKLVDDSCSEVRTVSHNIMPNSLLRNSLAAAVRTFINKIDQHVLKINLHTEGLNEKLDENIEIMLYRVVQECVNNVIKHAKANILDISLIKDGHEISVTIEDNGIGFDTTDKTKFDGIGMKNIASRIQYLKGTVEWDSGRNKGTVVSIQVPLT, encoded by the coding sequence ATGACACGTTACTACATATGCATATTATTTACATTACTGAGCTTTTCTGCTTTTGCCGGTAGCAAAATAGACTCACTGGCCGCCGCAGCTGATGCAGAAAAGGATAAAGAACTGCGTTTTGAGCTGTACTACAAACTGGCTGCTATGACCATCAGTTCCGACCTGCAGGCCAGTATCGGGTGGGCAACAAAAGCGCGGTCCTTTGCAATTGAGAACGGGCTGACCGATAAGATCATAAAATCGAACCTGATACTTACGAGTGCTGATATTGAGGCCGGTTATCTGGACGAGGCGATGACATCTGCTCAGAGCGCGCTAGACCTGTCCCGGCAGGGAGACAACTACCTTTATCAATACTATTCTTACAGAAATATGGCCATGCTCTATCGCAGAAAGGCCAATTACGACTCTGCACTCGTCAATTATATGGCTTGCCTTAAAGTTACAGAAGAACACCTGGGCGATACCTTTGTAGGCTATGCCTGTTCAGGGCTGGGATCCTATTACGCCACCATTCATAACCTCGAAAAGGCCGAAGAATGGCACCTGCGTGCGCTACAGATGTGCGAACAAACAAAAGACACGCCCGGCATGGCTGACTGCTACGATAACCTTGGCATTATCAATCGCGACAGGGGCGAGTATAAAAAAGCGCTGGTCTACTACAACAAGGCAAGGGAGATATATCTTACAAAAGGTGATTCATCTGATATAGCATTCATATACAACGATCTGGGTGCCATATATTCCAAATCGGGGGTTCTGGACAGTGGCGAATACTTCCTGGTAAAGTCTATCGAGATGCGTGAACGTATGAACGAACTCATTGAACTGGCATACACCTACAATTACCTGGGAGAAAATTATGAACGAAAAGGCGACCTGGAACAAGGAGAGCTCTATATCAAAAAAGCGCTGACACTGGCTATTCAGATAGCCAACAACAAACAGCACTACGAAGCCCTCGAAAGCTTGTCGGATTTTTATGCGCGCAATAAAATGTACGACTCTGCATACAAGTACCTGCAGCTTTACAAATCCTACCGCGACTCTATCAGGCAAATGGACAACGAGGCGTTGATAGCGGAACTGAACACGAGATACGAAACAGAAAAAAAAGAGAAAAGGATACAGGAGCAGGAATTTCAGCTCACCAGGAAAAATTACATGCTTACCGGCATTGCTGCCTTGTTTATAGCTCTGACGCTACTCAGCTATTCCTGGTACAAACGATATCAACTGAAACAAAGCGCTGCCTTGCAGGCTGCGGTAATGAAACAACAGGAACTGGCTACAAAAGCAATAATAGAAGCAGAGGAGAACGAGAGGCAGCGGATTGCGGGCGACCTACACGACGGTGTAGGGCAAATGATGAGCGCTGCAAAGATAAACCTGTCCACAGTTAGTGACGGTATCACCTTTGCCAGCGAAGAACAAAGAACAAGATTTGAAAATGCCCTGAAACTTGTTGATGACAGTTGTTCAGAAGTACGCACTGTATCTCATAATATCATGCCTAATTCATTGTTGCGCAATAGTCTTGCAGCTGCAGTGCGTACGTTTATCAACAAGATAGATCAGCATGTGCTGAAGATAAATCTTCATACCGAAGGTCTGAATGAGAAACTGGATGAGAATATTGAAATAATGCTGTATCGCGTTGTGCAGGAATGTGTGAACAATGTTATCAAACATGCAAAAGCCAACATTTTGGATATTTCACTTATCAAAGATGGCCATGAAATATCTGTGACCATAGAAGATAACGGCATCGGTTTTGACACAACTGATAAAACGAAATTTGATGGTATCGGCATGAAAAATATTGCAAGCCGCATACAATACCTTAAAGGTACAGTAGAATGGGACAGCGGCCGTAACAAAGGTACGGTTGTATCCATACAGGTTCCTCTTACATGA
- a CDS encoding T9SS type A sorting domain-containing protein: protein MKYFNKTFLSLLMVVVTAYLSMFNYSGSYVSNGGRTNAPFDNGNCGTGSGCHSGGSYNPSTTIQLLDGSTPVTTYTSSKSYTVRLTISASGTSSSTRYGMQMVCVQSSNSSNINTWGSIPSGFHTNTISSRTYISHSNPKTTNVMDFPWTSPATTTGNITFYASGLVANGNNNQTFDNVASGSLTITPASSGGCTTPSVNMNITHVDCYGNKTGAINVSTTGGSSPFSFDWTGPNFSANTQNISGLGGGSYTLIVTATGGCKDTFYATVIEPSKFTATVNSNSPVCLGDLIALSASASGGNGGYSYTWTGPGSASSSSSTLNIPSATAANTGDYILTIKDGKNCIVKDTVMVEVDSLPQLDSITIDMQTHNTYKFTMANPRFVTSTQWLFGDGKSSTATSPTNTYTANGSYKGKLILTNQCGKDTVDFTVNIWPDGVSRIDTKELSVFPNPADKYIEVQASTSITACKLITMQGVTIYSSEINGQIHKLDVSSYATGMYILQLETKKGKQLLPVYVRH, encoded by the coding sequence ATGAAGTATTTTAACAAGACATTCCTCTCCCTGTTAATGGTAGTCGTGACCGCCTATTTATCTATGTTCAACTATAGCGGATCCTATGTTTCCAATGGAGGCAGAACAAATGCTCCTTTTGATAATGGTAACTGCGGAACAGGCTCGGGCTGCCATAGCGGCGGTTCATACAACCCGTCTACCACTATTCAATTACTGGATGGAAGTACCCCGGTTACCACTTACACCTCAAGCAAGAGCTATACGGTAAGATTGACGATCAGTGCAAGCGGCACCAGCTCCAGCACGAGGTATGGTATGCAAATGGTTTGCGTACAATCTTCCAATAGCAGCAATATTAATACCTGGGGTTCGATACCATCGGGTTTTCATACCAATACGATCAGCAGTCGTACATATATATCGCACAGCAACCCAAAGACTACCAACGTAATGGATTTCCCCTGGACATCTCCTGCTACCACTACCGGTAATATTACCTTTTATGCATCAGGATTGGTAGCTAATGGCAATAATAACCAGACATTTGATAATGTAGCATCGGGCTCATTAACTATCACGCCGGCGTCTTCGGGTGGTTGCACAACACCTTCAGTGAATATGAATATTACTCATGTCGACTGCTATGGCAATAAGACAGGTGCGATCAATGTGTCTACTACGGGAGGCTCTTCGCCTTTCAGCTTCGACTGGACCGGCCCGAACTTCAGCGCCAATACACAGAATATCAGCGGACTTGGTGGCGGAAGTTATACACTCATTGTAACCGCAACAGGAGGATGTAAAGACACATTCTATGCAACGGTAATAGAACCCTCTAAATTCACTGCTACTGTCAATTCGAACAGCCCGGTATGCCTGGGCGACCTGATCGCATTGTCTGCATCGGCCAGTGGCGGCAACGGTGGTTACAGTTATACATGGACAGGACCCGGCAGCGCATCGTCGAGTTCATCAACATTAAACATTCCTTCTGCTACCGCAGCCAATACCGGTGATTATATCCTGACCATTAAAGATGGCAAGAACTGTATCGTGAAAGATACAGTAATGGTAGAGGTTGATTCACTGCCGCAGCTGGATAGTATTACCATTGATATGCAGACACACAATACTTATAAGTTTACCATGGCTAACCCCCGTTTTGTAACCTCCACCCAATGGTTGTTTGGCGATGGTAAAAGCAGCACAGCTACGTCTCCTACTAATACATATACCGCTAATGGCAGCTATAAAGGCAAACTGATATTAACCAACCAATGCGGTAAAGATACTGTTGATTTCACCGTCAACATCTGGCCTGATGGCGTCAGCAGGATCGATACGAAAGAATTAAGTGTTTTCCCTAATCCGGCCGATAAGTATATTGAAGTACAGGCGTCGACAAGTATAACTGCTTGTAAGCTGATAACCATGCAGGGCGTAACAATATATAGTAGCGAAATAAACGGGCAAATCCATAAGCTGGATGTAAGCAGTTACGCGACAGGTATGTATATTTTGCAACTGGAGACAAAAAAAGGAAAACAATTGCTGCCGGTATATGTCAGACACTAA
- a CDS encoding class I SAM-dependent methyltransferase, with protein MTGPLQAQKDFYDRYWQGMQPLGSYKLNRAKWIMDKLLMVRKKSAGAALKLLDLGCGDGRLVPLWQAITGAEAHGLDLSPGAMQVAGQLYPGIIYKDGDGTQTGYPANSFDIIICQEVLEHIEEQEMLIDECSRILKHDGWLILTTPNKFYFDRRKGGNYSEQPIENIIDKKALLQLLSAHFEVLSYETLVYAKGDLGIYQLLTNRYLLAILRRFAMEQTWKNKLLRKGYGLHMAVVCRRKTRS; from the coding sequence ATGACCGGACCATTACAGGCACAAAAAGACTTTTATGACCGCTACTGGCAGGGTATGCAGCCATTGGGCAGTTATAAACTGAACCGGGCCAAGTGGATCATGGATAAGTTGCTGATGGTGCGAAAGAAGTCTGCGGGGGCAGCACTTAAGCTCCTGGACCTTGGTTGTGGTGATGGCAGGCTGGTGCCGCTGTGGCAGGCGATTACCGGAGCAGAAGCACATGGATTGGATCTTTCGCCGGGCGCTATGCAGGTAGCCGGGCAATTGTATCCCGGTATTATCTACAAGGATGGCGATGGTACACAGACCGGTTATCCGGCCAACTCATTTGACATCATAATATGCCAGGAGGTGTTGGAGCATATTGAAGAACAGGAAATGCTGATAGATGAATGCTCGCGTATCTTGAAACATGATGGTTGGCTGATACTCACCACGCCTAACAAGTTTTATTTTGACCGCAGGAAAGGGGGGAATTATTCTGAACAACCCATTGAAAACATTATCGACAAAAAAGCGCTATTGCAGTTACTTTCTGCACATTTTGAAGTGCTAAGCTATGAAACGTTGGTGTATGCAAAAGGAGACCTGGGTATTTACCAACTGCTCACCAACCGGTATCTGCTGGCCATATTAAGACGTTTTGCGATGGAGCAGACCTGGAAAAACAAGCTGCTGCGAAAGGGCTATGGTTTGCATATGGCTGTAGTATGCCGACGGAAGACGAGAAGCTGA
- the purE gene encoding 5-(carboxyamino)imidazole ribonucleotide mutase has protein sequence MSNPVVGIIMGSSSDKDVMKAAADVLKNFGVPYEFTVVSAHRSPQWMYEYCEKAQDKGLKVIIAGAGGAAHLPGMVAALTTLPVIGVPVKSRNSIDGWDSLLSIVQMPNDVPVATVAVNGAHNAGLLAVEMLAISDAGLMEQLHALKKANREKIDRQQEEVKGL, from the coding sequence ATGAGCAATCCTGTAGTAGGTATAATCATGGGCAGCAGCTCTGATAAGGATGTAATGAAAGCAGCGGCTGACGTATTGAAAAACTTTGGTGTACCGTATGAGTTTACGGTAGTATCGGCGCACCGCAGCCCGCAGTGGATGTATGAATATTGTGAAAAAGCCCAGGATAAAGGGCTGAAAGTGATAATTGCCGGCGCCGGTGGGGCAGCGCATCTGCCCGGTATGGTGGCTGCGCTTACTACACTGCCTGTAATAGGCGTGCCTGTAAAATCGCGCAATTCTATTGATGGTTGGGATTCCCTTTTGTCTATTGTGCAGATGCCCAATGATGTGCCTGTGGCTACCGTTGCGGTAAACGGGGCGCACAACGCCGGACTGCTGGCAGTAGAGATGCTGGCTATCAGCGATGCAGGCCTTATGGAGCAATTACACGCCCTGAAAAAGGCCAACCGGGAAAAAATTGATCGCCAGCAAGAGGAAGTGAAAGGCTTGTAA
- a CDS encoding 5-(carboxyamino)imidazole ribonucleotide synthase, with protein MLDKEIHIGVLGGGQLGAMLIRHAVDFGIYIHVLDVTTDSNAARYTSNFVVGDPLNYDDVLAFGKGKHIMTIEKEAVNVDALEELAKQGVQVHPSPQVIRIVQDKYSQKEFLQQHDIPVAGGMLIKDKKELESYKDRLPACLKLCRDGYDGKGVMMLRTPADFAEAFDAPCVLEELVEIRKELSVIVSRNELGEIKCYDPVEMVVNKKLNLLDYQLAPAEITERNAAQARDLAVRTAQALELVGIVAVEMFLTQDDKVIVNELAPRPHNSGHHTIEACVTSQYEQLLRAITGMPPGDTTAHKKSVMINILEPAEGKKEELERTFKAALGTKDAHLHWYGKKNSKEGRKVGHITVNGDSISEAISKAEEIRNSIK; from the coding sequence ATGTTAGACAAGGAAATACATATCGGCGTACTTGGCGGAGGTCAGTTAGGCGCCATGCTGATTCGCCACGCGGTTGATTTCGGGATATATATACATGTATTGGATGTAACTACGGATTCCAATGCAGCACGCTACACCAGCAATTTCGTGGTGGGCGACCCGCTGAATTATGATGATGTACTGGCCTTTGGTAAGGGCAAGCATATCATGACCATTGAAAAAGAAGCGGTGAATGTAGATGCACTGGAAGAGCTTGCCAAACAAGGTGTGCAGGTGCACCCCAGTCCGCAGGTGATAAGGATAGTGCAGGACAAATACAGCCAGAAGGAGTTTTTGCAACAACATGATATTCCCGTGGCGGGCGGTATGCTGATAAAGGACAAAAAAGAGCTGGAAAGCTACAAAGACAGGCTGCCCGCCTGCCTGAAGCTGTGCCGTGACGGATATGATGGTAAAGGTGTAATGATGCTGCGCACGCCTGCTGACTTTGCAGAGGCCTTTGATGCGCCTTGCGTGCTGGAAGAACTGGTAGAGATAAGGAAGGAGCTGTCGGTCATCGTGTCGCGCAACGAACTGGGCGAAATAAAATGTTACGACCCCGTTGAAATGGTGGTGAACAAGAAGCTGAACCTGCTGGACTATCAGCTGGCGCCGGCCGAGATAACAGAGCGCAACGCTGCTCAGGCCCGCGACCTGGCCGTAAGAACGGCACAGGCGCTGGAACTGGTAGGTATAGTGGCTGTAGAGATGTTCCTGACGCAGGATGACAAAGTGATAGTGAATGAGCTGGCACCACGCCCGCACAACAGCGGACACCATACTATAGAGGCTTGTGTAACCTCGCAGTACGAGCAACTGCTGCGCGCTATAACAGGTATGCCCCCGGGCGATACTACAGCGCACAAAAAGTCGGTAATGATTAATATCTTAGAGCCTGCAGAAGGTAAAAAAGAAGAGCTGGAACGCACATTTAAAGCAGCATTGGGCACAAAGGACGCGCACCTGCATTGGTATGGCAAGAAGAACAGCAAGGAAGGCAGAAAAGTAGGACATATAACCGTAAATGGTGACAGCATATCTGAGGCTATATCTAAAGCGGAAGAAATAAGGAACAGCATAAAATAA
- a CDS encoding aryl-sulfate sulfotransferase, with the protein MRHTPVYICLILSCILYTSAQAQVWPRNRDSLHYRLIGFSVPQHEKATTYTLQVFPYAEDSRTILASTPLLQQDDTGNHIIATVPEFGKSYCWRVLYKKRKHKYIDSTGIFFFTVRSNPYSDTNITKLRILTPASDAHKDLMVFNDNSRTLYNMQGEALWFLPDIPGISNNNYKIRDLKLTPQNTITFLSADIYACEIDYNGHMLWQAPDDGKVSGENMEHYHHELTRLGNGHYMMAGNKTMPRKLPEYVSRHTSSERKIYAGEDGYYIDTEAGTLIEYDSAGNVVWSWVSGEHFNDSDLFTPLPDGSLFTDTHLNGFFFNEADSVIYASFRDVSRIVKISYPSGKVINSYGSGYSHNPGVHGDSLFYGQHACRINNEGNLYLFNNNYSRRTWVGKKPRSHIVILKEPQGDSTEPQLLWSFNCDIDSFASGHSTRGGNVYELRNGDILVCMGAPNRYFIVNRNKQVVWNALLELRRTPHRLITPAYRMSPLYTDQLPGLLYR; encoded by the coding sequence ATGAGACACACCCCCGTCTATATATGCCTCATCTTGTCATGTATCTTATATACATCGGCACAGGCGCAGGTGTGGCCCCGCAACCGCGACTCGCTGCATTACAGGCTCATAGGCTTCAGCGTGCCGCAACACGAAAAAGCCACTACCTACACCCTCCAGGTTTTTCCTTATGCTGAGGACAGCCGTACAATACTGGCGTCAACACCATTGCTGCAGCAGGACGATACCGGCAACCACATCATAGCCACTGTGCCGGAGTTTGGCAAAAGCTATTGCTGGAGGGTGCTGTACAAAAAGCGTAAACATAAATACATCGACTCGACAGGCATTTTCTTTTTCACCGTGCGCAGCAATCCGTATTCCGATACCAACATCACCAAACTGCGGATACTTACCCCCGCGAGTGATGCGCATAAAGACCTCATGGTGTTCAACGACAACTCAAGGACGCTGTACAATATGCAGGGCGAGGCGTTATGGTTCCTGCCGGATATACCGGGCATCAGCAACAACAATTATAAGATACGCGACCTGAAGCTGACACCACAAAACACCATCACCTTCCTCTCGGCAGATATATATGCCTGCGAAATAGATTACAACGGGCATATGCTGTGGCAGGCGCCTGACGACGGCAAGGTAAGCGGAGAGAACATGGAACACTACCACCATGAGCTCACCCGCCTGGGCAACGGACATTATATGATGGCGGGCAACAAGACTATGCCACGAAAACTGCCGGAATACGTCAGCAGGCATACGTCGTCCGAAAGGAAAATATATGCCGGTGAGGACGGGTATTATATAGACACCGAAGCCGGAACGCTGATAGAATATGACAGTGCGGGCAACGTTGTATGGTCGTGGGTATCGGGAGAACATTTTAACGACTCAGACCTGTTCACCCCACTGCCCGATGGTAGTTTATTTACCGATACCCACCTGAATGGTTTTTTCTTCAACGAGGCAGACAGTGTGATCTACGCCAGCTTCCGCGACGTGAGTCGTATCGTGAAAATAAGCTACCCTTCGGGAAAGGTCATCAACTCTTATGGCAGCGGCTACTCGCACAATCCCGGTGTGCATGGCGATAGTTTGTTCTATGGGCAGCACGCATGCCGTATCAATAACGAGGGTAACCTCTACCTCTTCAACAACAATTACAGCAGGCGCACATGGGTGGGTAAGAAACCCCGATCGCATATTGTTATACTGAAAGAGCCACAGGGTGACAGTACAGAACCGCAACTACTCTGGAGCTTCAACTGCGATATAGACAGCTTCGCCAGTGGGCACTCTACACGTGGCGGTAATGTGTACGAGCTGCGCAACGGTGACATACTGGTGTGCATGGGCGCACCCAACAGGTATTTCATAGTGAACCGTAACAAGCAGGTAGTATGGAACGCACTGCTGGAACTGAGAAGAACACCCCACAGGCTCATAACACCAGCCTACAGGATGAGCCCGCTGTATACCGACCAGTTGCCGGGGTTACTGTACAGGTAA
- a CDS encoding type II toxin-antitoxin system RelE/ParE family toxin, giving the protein MADKSVYTTILSTRAAKEIIHSWNWYEDRQKGLGDRFVAEVYRKIETIEHSPELFPAKYKYYRETLVAVFPVLIIYRIDKRKKLVRIVSVFHTARGARKKY; this is encoded by the coding sequence ATGGCTGATAAGTCAGTATATACTACTATACTATCTACCAGGGCAGCTAAAGAGATCATTCATTCATGGAATTGGTATGAAGACAGGCAAAAAGGTCTTGGTGACCGTTTTGTTGCTGAAGTGTATCGTAAAATAGAGACGATAGAGCATAGCCCTGAATTATTCCCCGCAAAATATAAGTACTACAGGGAAACTTTAGTTGCCGTTTTCCCTGTGCTTATTATCTACCGTATAGACAAACGTAAAAAACTGGTACGAATTGTTTCGGTATTTCATACAGCAAGGGGTGCGCGTAAAAAATATTGA
- a CDS encoding RNA polymerase sigma-70 factor — protein sequence MPDIGITIHNTDTTAVFEQVFKEHFKNLHAYACSILKDSDDAEEMVQNVFYKLWEKKDKIGELQSVPAYLYRSVHNECMNFVKHEKVKMAYEAHAVHHGNIASRPEDNADTKQLEKRIGEALADLPEQCRTIFQMSRFEELKYREIADKMGLSVKTVENQMGKALKILRTKLADYISVIGLFLITLVN from the coding sequence ATGCCGGACATCGGTATAACTATACATAATACTGACACCACAGCAGTATTCGAACAGGTTTTTAAAGAGCACTTTAAGAATCTGCACGCCTACGCCTGCTCTATATTAAAAGACAGTGACGATGCGGAGGAAATGGTGCAGAACGTTTTTTATAAGCTCTGGGAGAAAAAGGACAAAATAGGCGAATTGCAGTCGGTACCGGCCTACCTGTACCGCTCCGTACACAACGAGTGTATGAACTTCGTGAAGCACGAAAAGGTAAAAATGGCCTACGAGGCGCATGCCGTACACCATGGTAACATAGCCAGCCGCCCAGAAGACAATGCCGATACCAAGCAACTGGAAAAGCGCATTGGCGAGGCCCTGGCAGACCTGCCCGAGCAGTGCCGCACTATCTTCCAGATGAGCCGCTTTGAAGAGCTGAAGTACAGGGAGATAGCAGACAAAATGGGCCTGTCAGTAAAAACGGTAGAGAACCAGATGGGTAAGGCCTTGAAAATATTACGAACAAAACTTGCAGACTATATCAGCGTTATAGGGCTGTTTTTAATAACCCTGGTAAACTAA